One window from the genome of Yamadazyma tenuis chromosome 7, complete sequence encodes:
- a CDS encoding glutamyl-tRNA(Gln) amidotransferase (BUSCO:EOG09262MFL; EggNog:ENOG503NWC1; COG:J): MLTKRLLSTTSAGLFQFDPLYRFKCGLEIHTQLKTRYKLFSLSPTSFNSEPNSKISYFDIAIPGTQPKLNPEALLLALKLSTALGCQIQPKSRFDRKHYFYPDQPLGYQITQFYHPLAKHGEFKLTQRYDNLEKDKTINIQQIQIEQDTGKIIYDKHDGLIKIDLNRANVPLIELITDPDFENLAQIKSFLKKYQLLVKHLDICTGDLETGAIRVDVNVSVNGGNRVEIKNLGSTGEIQDAVIYEYTRQISELQQSRVIQQETRGWNGKETVRSRSKEDAVDYRYFPDSELPIINLDSQIGQDIAKTLPEFPDQLMANLVESPYKLELKHARFLVEIPELLKYYQDLFSILTAHKVPAKQINNWFIHEVLGAFNKLDISVDPQILPSSTLAELILKVKNDAITLTVARTVLSTLIAIPGSSIDQIIKENGLAKPQVDSTDMDQAVTELCQDIVDRNPDVVEKIRNGKKNSVNYLLGLAMKETKGKVGSKLFLQKFQALIK, encoded by the coding sequence TAACTCCAAGATTAGCTACTTTGACATTGCAATCCCAGGCACTCAACCCAAATTAAACCCTGAAGCATTACTACTAGCGCTAAAGCTAAGCACAGCCCTTGGATGTCAAATCCAACCAAAATCACGCTTCGATAGAAAACACTACTTCTATCCAGATCAACCGTTAGGTTACCAAATCACCCAATTCTATCACCCACTAGCCAAGCATGGAGAATTCAAATTAACTCAACGGTATGATAACTTGGAGAAAGACAAAACTATCAACATCCAACAGATCCAAATCGAACAGGATACCGGGAAAATCATATACGACAAGCATGATGGGTTGATTAaaattgacttgaacagAGCTAATGTCCCGTTGATCGAGTTAATCACAGATCctgattttgaaaatttgGCTCAGATCAAAAGCTTTCTAAAAAAGTACCAATTACTTGTCAAGCATTTAGATATTTGTACTGGTGATCTAGAGACCGGGGCTATACGTGTGGATGTGAATGTCAGTGTTAACGGTGGGAATCGAGTTGAGATCAAAAATCTTGGAAGCACCGGTGAGATTCAAGATGCCGTAATTTATGAATATACCCGACAGATTAGCGAGTTGCAGCAGTCTCGTGTCATCCAGCAGGAAACAAGAGGCTGGAACGGCAAGGAGACTGTGAGACTGAGAAGCAAAGAAGATGCGGTCGATTACCGATACTTTCCTGATTCTGAACTTCCtatcatcaatttggaTTCTCAAATCGGACAGGATATTGCAAAAACTCTTCCTGAGTTTCCGGACCAACTCATGGCAAACCTCGTGGAGTCTCCATATaaattggagttgaaacaTGCTAGGTTCTTGGTTGAAATCCCCGAGTTGCTCAAGTACTACCAAGACTTGTTCAGCATTCTCACTGCTCATAAGGTACCAGCAAAACAGATTAATAACTGGTTTATTCATGAGGTTTTGGGGGCTTTCAATAAACTTGATATTTCTGTCGACCCCCAGATTCTCCCTCTGTCAACGCTAGCTGAGCTCATCTTAAAAGTGAAGAATGATGCAATCACTCTCACGGTTGCAAGAACTGTGTTATCGACACTTATTGCAATTCCTGGCTCGTCTATTGATCAAATAATCAAGGAAAACGGTCTTGCCAAACCCCAAGTCGACAGTACGGATATGGACCAGGCAGTCACAGAATTATGCCAGGATATCGTTGATAGAAATCCAGATGTGGTGGAGAAGATCCGCAAtggaaagaagaactcgGTCAACTatcttcttggacttgcCATGAAAGAGACTAAGGGGAAAGTCGGTTCGAAATTGTTTCTACAGAAGTTCCAAGCACTTATCAAATAA
- a CDS encoding uncharacterized protein (EggNog:ENOG503NVCC; COG:U,Y): MDPQYLTSLEDTLKQTLVANTATIKQASQKLTKDFYTNPLALPSLFHILQNAQDDQLKQLASVEARKLVYTKWAGVDEGLKSQIRSAMLNNTFTQSSKLIRHSSARVVAAIAEMDLDEKKWPELLPTLIENVQSEDVQTKEMAVFTLYTILETQSSSLLDLTSDFLNLFSSLLTDVTSRSVRVNAVLAFDTLAAFLENLPSIDAQTANKFKSCIPLMVNVLREVIQADEIEMAKDIFNVFNSLIFVENKLMGNHLIDLIKLSGELAINIELDEEIRVFALQFLISSVNMRKSKVLSSNVGPDMTLIGLKVASEEIDIEEELENEEDENENEENAPPTLGLRLLAMLSAELPPSHVITPIFENIPAMLSSSDQFQRRAAILSLGVASAGSPDYIAGQINKVVPALVSGLKDPEVVVRIAALKALAELTSELQDTITAFHEQFLPLLIDIIDSATSVGVYKHACVALDGLIEFLGHDSIETYLEPLIKKLLVMLQQAHSSTLKSTIVSAIGSTAYAAGKKFIPYFNDSIQYLEPFVVAAAETEGLTEDDIELRALTFENISTMARAVGKDAFARFANPLAEAAYQALGSEHSRMRESGFAFISNIAKVYGEDFVGFLDKIVPEIFKCLEQEEFTFNLDEEDDELDDDDDLANKFNVNTGITYEKEVAAVALGELASGTGKHFYKYVEQSVKVLMEQVENSYGMREAAMSILWKIVRASFVAEHGEHFKYPKGIPKSVYINGSIHDLIKNVRSLSIENLKEEYEITMVACILGKFDEAISEFGAIAILDPTDTESLSELCGQIMEILTKKHPCQVDDDEVPNDEQEASETEVVLFDSALEVLVNLGVALGPDFGKIFNSFKEVIFQNVTSKSKTKRITAAGCLAELASVLSGDAALSQQLMEIFVNRLGNDTSIDVKANAAYGIGLIVENSDVDFTSAYNSILEMLFHLLSKTDKQATDADDEETKEVINRSYANACGCVARMALKNENAVPLQHIMTPLLSHLPLEASYEDNTPVLNLILRLYETNNELITSQTDKVVDILAKIFAKEADFKQMQETSTLGREENLDRMKQFETPELKQKVIDLLRFIEQKYAAASLIFWLLYSNLDGFIGAIIWSGPDFYEGYDGRGYCDVVIKLEAGSSSGKICAAACISLHLFLVLRGSSPTFINRQSWKKICLDVGMCFATPVFVMAVTIIVQAQRIVITRYSGCTGYYEPTWVTLVVYLMWNIIWSFIAMVFATLTTITYFQKRHDTRDLLKCTNSGLNIKRFAKLLVFSILVIITLLPLSLYYFVHDAKSLQGEYNWDKTHYLYWNDTLYVEGDIASLYSKYIDMGMSVIVFLLFGLGTDALNMYKVGLLRVGVGKKLGIKDPRDPIFNSNTQTRTSTKQSNFTLGSDPYTGPTITDGINVEFNKIINSDIQVIEVEASNSSDLEKGPDISDYLDDHEVDSREEIAYIMNMADGDSHNIDFNYHFSEKI; the protein is encoded by the exons ATGGATCCCCAATATCTTACCTCTTTAGAGGACACTTTGAAGCAGACCTTGGTGGCCAATACGGCTACCATCAAACAGGCTTCGCAaaagttgaccaaggaCTTCTACACCAATCCTTTGGCTCTTCCTTCGTTATTTCacattcttcaaaatgcCCAAGACGACCAGTTGAAACAATTAGCGTCTGTTGAGGCGAGAAAATTGGTATACACCAAGTGGGCCGGCGTCGATGAAGGATTAAAAAGCCAAATAAGAAGTGCCATGTTAAACAACACCTTCACTCAATCTTCTAAGCTTATCAGACACTCATCAGCCAGAGTTGTTGCTGCTATTGCCGAAATggacttggatgaaaagaagtgGCCCGAATTGTTGCCAACATTGATAGAAAACGTTCAAAGTGAGGATGTTCAGACCAAAGAAATGGCTGTTTTCACCTTATACACCATTTTAGAAACTCAAAGTAGTTCATTATTGGACCTTACAAGTGACTTTTTGAATCTTTTCTCCTCTTTATTAACTGATGTGACTTCCAGAAGTGTTAGAGTGAACGCCGTGTTGGCTTTTGACACTCTTGCAGCTTTCCTTGAAAACCTCCCAAGTATTGATGCTCAAACCGCTAACAAATTCAAGAGTTGTATTCCTCTTATGGTTAACGTGTTGAGAGAAGTCATCCAGGCCGATGAAATCGAAATGGCCaaagatatcttcaatgtgttcaactctttgatcttCGTTGAAAACAAGTTAATGGGTAACCATTTGATAGACTTAATAAAGTTATCCGGTGAATTGGCTATCAATATTgaattggatgaagaaatcagagTATTTGCTTTGCAattcttgatttcctctGTTAATATGAGAAAGTCCAAGGTCTTGTCTAGTAACGTTGGTCCAGATATGACCTTGATTGGTTTGAAGGTTGCTAGTGAAGAAATCGAcatcgaagaagagttggaaaacgaagaagatgaaaacGAAAACGAAGAGAATGCTCCTCCTACTTTGGGATTGAGATTACTCGCCATGTTATCGGCCGAGTTACCTCCATCGCATGTCATTACCCCAATATTCGAAAACATTCCAGCCATGttgtcttcttctgatcagttccaaagaagagCTGCCATTTTGTCTCTTGGAGTTGCCTCTGCTGGCTCACCAGACTATATAGCTGGTCAAATTAACAAGGTTGTACCAGCTCTTGTCAGTGGCTTAAAGGACCCTGAGGTTGTGGTTAGAATTGCAGCTTTGAAGGCTTTAGCTGAATTGACTTCTGAGTTACAAGACACCATTACTGCTTTCCACGAACAATTCTTGCCATTGTTAATTGACATTATCGATTCAGCTACTTCTGTGGGTGTTTACAAGCATGCTTGTGTTGCTTTAGATGGGTTGATCGAATTCTTGGGCCACGACTCTATTGAAACTTACTTGGAACCTTTaatcaagaagttgttggtcATGTTACAACAAGCCCACTCGTCTACGTTGAAGTCTACCATTGTTTCTGCTATTGGTTCTACTGCTTATGCTGCTGGTAAGAAGTTTATTCCATATTTCAACGATTCTATCCAGTATTTGGAACCATTTGTGGTTGCAGCTGCTGAAACTGAAGGCTTAACTGAGGATGACATTGAATTGAGAGCTTTGACATTCGAAAACATTTCCACCATGGCTAGGGCCGTGGGTAAAGATGCGTTTGCTAGATTTGCCAACCCATTGGCGGAAGCTGCGTACCAAGCTTTGGGTTCAGAGCACTCCAGAATGAGAGAGTCTGGTTTTGCTTTCATTTCCAATATTGCCAAGGTTTACGGTGAAGATTTCGTTGGtttcttggacaagatTGTTCCagagatcttcaagtgtttggaacaagaagaattcACTTTCAACcttgacgaagaagatgatgaattagatgacgatgatgacttgGCCAATAAGTTCAACGTCAACACTGGTATCACCTACGAAAAGGAGGTTGCTGCTGTGGCTTTGGGAGAGTTGGCTTCTGGAACCGGCAAGCACTTTTACAAGTATGTGGAACAATCGGTTAAGGTCTTGATGGAACAGGTTGAGAACTCTTACGGTATGAGAGAAGCGGCTATGTCCATCTTGTGGAAAATTGTTAGAGCCCTGTTCGTTGCTGAACATGGTGAACACTTCAAGTATCCTAAAGGTATTCCAAAGAGTGTTTACATCAACGGTTCTATCcatgatttgatcaagaacgTTAGATCGCTCTCTATCGAAAACTTAAAAGAAGAATATGAAATCACCATGGTCGCCTGTATTTTAGGTAAGTTTGACGAGGCTATCAGTGAATTTGGTGCTATTGCTATTCTTGATCCTACTGACACTGAATCGTTGAGTGAATTGTGTGGTCAAATAATGGAGATTTTAACCAAGAAGCACCCATGTCAAGTGGACGATGATGAAGTACCTAatgatgaacaagaagcATCTGAAACCGAAGTGGTTCTTTTTGACAGTGCGTTGGAAGTATTGGTCAACTTGGGTGTCGCATTAGGACCAGACTTTGGTaagatcttcaactcttttAAGGAGGTGATTTTCCAAAATGTcacttccaagtccaagacGAAGAGAATCACTGCTGCTGGATGTTTGGCTGAACTCGCTTCTGTTTTATCCGGGGACGCAGCTTTAAGCCAACAATTAATGGAGATTTTCGTCAACAGATTAGGTAATGACACTTCTATTGATGTGAAAGCTAATGCTGCCTATGGTATTGGTCTTATTGTCGAGAATTCTGACGTAGATTTCACGTCAGCCTACAACAGTATCTTAGAAATGCTTTTCCACTTGTTGAGTAAGACTGACAAGCAAGCTACCGATgccgatgatgaagaaaccaaagagGTTATCAACAGATCCTACGCTAATGCCTGTGGATGTGTTGCTAGAATGGCCTTGAAGAACGAAAATGCTGTTCCTTTACAACATATCATGACTCCATTGTTGAGTCATTTACCATTGGAAGCTTCATATGAGGATAATACGCCTgtattgaacttgattctcAGATTGTACGAAACCAACAACGAATTGATCACCAGCCAAACCGACAAGGTTGTAGAtattttggccaagattTTCGCCAAAGAAGCTGACTTTAAGCAAATGCAGGAAACTTCCACCTTGGGCAGAGAAGAAAATCTTGATAGAATGAAACAGTTTGAAACTCCTGAATTGAAACAGAAGGTTATTGACTTATTGAGATTCATCGAGCAGAAATATGCTG CAGCTTCCTTAATTTTCTGGCTTTTGTACTCAAACCTTGATGGGTTTATAGGTGCTATTATTTGGAGTGGACCCGACTTTTATGAAGGGTACGATGGTCGAGGGTACTGTGACGTGGTTATCAAGTTAGAAGCTGGTTCCAGTTCGGGAAAGATATGTGCTGCTGCTTGTATATCATTGCACTTATTCTTGGTATTAAGAGGTTCGAGTCCCACCTTTATCAATAGACAATCATGGAAAAAAATCTGTCTTGATGTGGGAATGTGCTTTGCTACGCCAGTGTTTGTGATGGCCGTTACTATCATTGTACAAGCACAGAGAATAGTGATAACAAGGTATTCGGGATGTACTGGATACTATGAACCTACCTGGGTGACTTTGGTCGTGTACCTTATGTGGAATATCATTTGGTCGTTTATTGCCATggtttttgcaaccttgACAACTATCACCTATTTCCAGAAACGACATGATACTAGggatttgttgaagtgtACGAACTCGGGGTTGAACATCAAACGGTTTGCTAAATTATTGGTGTTTTCTATCTTGGTGATTATTACTTTACTTCCCTTGTCATTATATTATTTTGTTCATGATGCTAAAAGTCTCCAAGGTGAGTATAACTGGGACAAAACCCACTATTTATATTGGAACGACACCCTCTACGTAGAGGGAGATATTGCTTCATTATATTCGAAGTACATTGATATGGGGATGTCTGTGATTGTGTTTTTACTTTTCGGCTTGGGTACAGACGCTCTTAACATGTACAAGGTTGGCCTACTTAGAGTAGGGGTTGGCAAAAAATTGGGTATCAAAGATCCTAGAGACCCTattttcaactccaacactCAAACCAGAACTTCAACCAAGCAAAGCAATTTCACTCTAggttctgacccatacaccgGTCCTACCATTACAGATGGCATTAATGttgagttcaacaaaattaTTAATAGTGATATTCAAGTGATTGAGGTTGAGGCAAGTAATTCTTCAGATTTGGAGAAAGGACCCGATATTTCAGATTATCTTGATGACCACGAGGTCGACTCCAGAGAAGAGATTGCCTATATTATGAACATGGCTGATGGTGATAGCCACAACATTGACTTCAACTACCATTTTTCTGAGAaaatttga
- the FAL1 gene encoding RNA helicase (EggNog:ENOG503NWJ1; COG:A) — MEFEKELDKNLKFSSKSTKNIKIHSTFESMNLKGHLLKGIYAYGFEAPSAIQSRAIMQIISGKDTIAQAQSGTGKTATFSIGMLQVIDTKSKDCQALILSPTRELAVQIQNVVKHLGGYMNINTHACIGGKNVGDDAKRLQQGQHIISGTPGRVVDVIKRQQLNARHIKMLILDEADELFTKGFKEQIYEIYKHMPSSVQVVVVSATMSREVIEMTSKFTTNPVKILVKREEVTLEGIKQYYIQCEKEDWKFDTLCDLYDSLTITQAVIFCNTKSKVNWLADQMKKANFAVVAMHGDMKQDERDSIMNDFRSGNSRVLISTDVWARGIDVQQISLVINYDLPFDKENYVHRIGRSGRFGRKGVAINLLTKSDEDEFQDLQKYYTIKIKEMPANVNDVM; from the coding sequence AtggagtttgaaaaggagCTCGATAAGAACTTAAAGTTCAGCTCCAAGTCGACAAAGAATATCAAGATTCACTCAACATTCGAGAGTATGAACCTAAAAGGCCATTTGTTGAAAGGGATCTATGCCTATGGATTTGAAGCTCCCTCAGCCATCCAGTCCAGAGCCATTATGCAAATTATAAGTGGGAAAGACACCATTGCCCAGGCCCAATCCGGGACCGGGAAAACGGCGACATTCTCTATCGGAATGTTGCAGGTGATAGATACCAAATCAAAAGATTGCCAGGCATTGATACTATCTCCTACAAGAGAATTAGCGGTTCAGATCCAAAACGTCGTGAAGCATTTAGGAGGATATATGAATATTAATACCCACGCGTGTATTGGAGGTAAAAATGTGGGAGATGATGCTAAGAGATTGCAACAGGGCCAACATATCATCAGTGGAACCCCCGGAAGAGTTGTGGATGTTATTAAACGTCAACAGTTGAATGCTCGTCACATAAAAATGTTAATTTTGGATGAGGCCGATGAATTATTCACCAAAGGATTCAAAGAACAGATCTACGAAATCTACAAACATATGCCATCTTCGGTTCAAGTGGTGGTTGTGAGTGCCACTATGTCGAGGGAAGTGATAGAAATGACTTCAAAGTTCACAACTAATCCGGTTAAAATCTTGGtgaaaagagaagaagtaACGTTGGAGGGAATTAAACAGTATTACATCCAATGTGAAAAGGAAGACTGGAAGTTTGATACTCTTTGTGACTTGTATGATTCATTGACTATTACACAAGCAGTGATCTTTTGTaacaccaaatccaaggTCAATTGGCTTGCTGACCAGATGAAAAAGGCCAACTTTGCCGTGGTTGCGATGCATGGAGATATGAAGCAAGACGAAAGAGACTCTATTATGAACGATTTTCGATCAGGAAATTCCCGGGTGTTGATATCGACTGACGTATGGGCCCGAGGTATCGATGTGCAACagatttctttggtgatcaactaTGATTTGCCTTTTGACAAGGAGAACTACGTGCACCGAATTGGAAGATCAGGAAGATTCGGAAGAAAGGGGGTAGCCATCAACCTTCTCACCAAAagtgatgaggatgagTTTCAAGACTTGCAGAAGTACTAcaccatcaaaatcaaagagATGCCGGCCAATGTAAATGATGTTATGTAG
- a CDS encoding uridine kinase (COG:T,Z; EggNog:ENOG503P3Q4), whose translation MDFEPILVLIGGGHASGKKTAASLLKKELQRAFLNVKLDIKLLDMENFLKPENKIQESSYSSSKSAAITVKGIGEHDFPPLKPSRYDFSQLQITLKQVMVKGRIIILHGLYALYDKEIRAISKIKVFISSDADTRLIRWIRRDVVGGHQNLETVINRYLQGARAEMNDFINPTKEFSDVIMPTGPESNSIELLVDGIIPYISKLEAHVPHLRSSGSLVPEDKQSFYELT comes from the coding sequence ATGGATTTCGAACCGATACTTGTATTAATAGGGGGTGGTCATGCTAGTGGAAAGAAAACGGCAGCATCATTGCTTAAGAAGGAGCTTCAGCGGGCCTTTCTCAATGTCAAATTGGATATAAAATTACTAGATATGGAGAATTTCTTGAAGCCTGAAAACAAAATTCAGGAGAGCCTGTACTCTTCTTCTAAATCTGCTGCCATCACAGTAAAAGGCATCGGGGAGCATGACTTTCCTCCTTTGAAACCTTCACGATATGACTTTTCTCAGCTACAGATCACATTGAAGCAGGTGATGGTGAAAGGAAGAATAATCATTCTTCATGGCTTGTATGCATTATATGATAAAGAAATAAGAGCTatatccaaaatcaaagttTTTATAAGCAGTGATGCAGACACCAGGTTGATTCGATGGATTAGAAGGGACGTGGTGGGAGGTCATCAGAATTTGGAAACAGTCATAAATCGGTATTTGCAAGGTGCTAGAGCAGAGATGAACGATTTCATTAATCCTACCAAAGAGTTCAGTGATGTGATCATGCCAACTGGACCAGAGTCCAACTCTATCGAgcttttggtggatggtATAATTCCTTATATTTCCAAATTGGAAGCACATGTGCCACATCTTAGATCTTCTGGTCTGTTGGTTCCTGAGGATAAACAGTCGTTTTATGAATTGACTTGA